The Gemmata palustris genome includes a region encoding these proteins:
- a CDS encoding cation:proton antiporter domain-containing protein — MDEFPLIATIAAGFTAAWVLGLLTQWLRLSPIVGYLLAGVLIGPHTPGFQGDLNLAHQLAEVGVILLMFGVGLHFHVEDLIAVRAIAVPGAVVQCLAATAVGAALFVGFGMETRTGIVIGVAMSVASTVVMMRVLMDADVLTSPAGHTAVGWSLVQDVLTVVVLVMIPVLGRPAAPVPESGTGTDPLVAVAVALLKLGALVAVVMFAGSRVVPWALTQVARLRSRELFTLTIMVFSVALAAGSFVLFGASMALGAFLAGMMVARSPVSHQAAADALPLRDAFAVLFFVSVGMLFDPTFLLREPLMMLAALGVILLVKPLVAVLVVAVLGHSSRTALTVALGLAQIGEFSFILSELAHKHGLMPEDGHNVLVGAAILSITVNPILFRSLDRIERWLRRRPRLWALLNSRAERSVTRANTEVAEQMATHATRGTRLAVVVGFGPVGRTVDRLLRDAGLTTVVIDTNLDTVAELRRLGQTAVFGDASRESILEGAGVARASHLVLTLPHASARAAIVAAARNLNPKLKTFVRAHYLREREELEQAGVTAAIFEEAEAAVALARLVLSDTGAGRESIETAVRDIRTRLILDNVSSLRARPVRKIMVPWTRVRRLSTAATLDEVRRQVGLQRFSRWPVVSAETGLPVGYLLAKDLIGLHSGGSWTALIRPLGTVRPDDDVESTLVYFQREGATLGLVRDHESPVGIVTIEDLLEQVVGRIEDEYPRHQQLVLHDLVVTDRDLLNLSGRTPEEAIAEMSARIPAGYLPAGADVAALAIARERELPTNLGLGVAIPHARCPDLANPLVVFGRSAAGVAFDQQSPDLVHLIFLLVTPAEQPNLHLLLLGQVARVAGDPEKRRKLLAAETPSEVSELLVIAAPVAPSSPAKMV, encoded by the coding sequence ATGGACGAATTTCCCCTCATCGCGACCATCGCCGCGGGATTCACCGCGGCCTGGGTGCTGGGGCTACTGACCCAGTGGCTCCGGCTCTCGCCCATCGTCGGGTACCTGCTGGCCGGGGTGCTGATCGGGCCGCACACGCCCGGGTTCCAGGGCGATCTGAACTTGGCCCACCAACTGGCCGAGGTCGGGGTCATCCTGCTCATGTTCGGTGTCGGCCTCCACTTCCACGTCGAGGATCTGATCGCCGTCCGTGCCATCGCCGTCCCCGGCGCGGTGGTACAGTGCCTCGCCGCGACCGCGGTCGGCGCGGCCCTGTTCGTCGGGTTCGGAATGGAGACGCGGACCGGGATCGTGATCGGCGTGGCTATGTCCGTCGCGAGCACGGTCGTGATGATGCGCGTGCTGATGGACGCCGACGTGCTGACCTCACCGGCCGGGCACACCGCAGTGGGGTGGTCGCTCGTGCAAGACGTGCTGACCGTGGTCGTTTTGGTCATGATTCCCGTCCTGGGGCGCCCCGCCGCGCCGGTCCCGGAAAGTGGCACCGGGACGGACCCACTGGTCGCCGTCGCGGTCGCCCTGCTCAAACTGGGCGCGCTCGTCGCGGTCGTGATGTTCGCGGGGTCGCGGGTCGTCCCGTGGGCCCTCACGCAGGTCGCCCGGCTCCGGTCCCGCGAGCTGTTCACACTGACGATCATGGTCTTCTCCGTCGCGCTCGCGGCCGGGTCGTTCGTGCTCTTCGGGGCGTCGATGGCCCTGGGCGCGTTCCTCGCCGGGATGATGGTCGCCCGGTCCCCGGTCAGCCACCAGGCCGCGGCCGACGCGCTCCCGCTCCGCGACGCCTTCGCGGTCCTGTTCTTCGTTTCCGTGGGCATGCTCTTCGACCCCACGTTCCTGCTCCGCGAGCCCCTGATGATGCTCGCCGCACTGGGCGTCATCCTGCTCGTCAAGCCGCTCGTCGCCGTACTCGTCGTCGCGGTGCTCGGGCACTCCTCGCGCACCGCACTGACGGTGGCGCTGGGGCTCGCGCAGATCGGCGAGTTCTCGTTCATCCTCTCCGAACTGGCCCACAAGCACGGGCTGATGCCCGAGGACGGGCACAACGTCCTCGTCGGCGCGGCGATCCTCTCGATTACCGTCAACCCGATCCTGTTCCGCTCCCTGGACCGCATCGAGCGGTGGCTGCGGCGGCGCCCCCGCCTCTGGGCCTTACTCAACAGCCGGGCCGAACGGAGCGTTACCCGAGCCAATACCGAGGTCGCTGAACAGATGGCGACCCACGCGACCCGGGGCACCCGGCTGGCCGTGGTCGTCGGGTTCGGGCCGGTCGGTCGGACGGTCGACCGCCTGCTCCGCGACGCGGGGCTGACCACGGTCGTGATCGACACGAACCTGGATACCGTGGCCGAGCTGCGGCGCCTGGGGCAAACGGCCGTTTTCGGCGATGCGTCCCGGGAGTCCATTTTGGAGGGCGCCGGTGTGGCCCGCGCGTCGCACTTGGTGCTAACGCTCCCGCACGCCTCGGCCCGGGCCGCGATCGTCGCCGCGGCCCGGAACCTGAACCCCAAACTGAAGACGTTCGTGCGGGCGCACTACCTGCGCGAGCGGGAGGAACTGGAACAGGCCGGCGTGACGGCCGCGATCTTCGAGGAGGCCGAGGCCGCGGTGGCCCTCGCCCGGCTCGTGCTCTCGGACACCGGGGCCGGCCGGGAGTCGATCGAGACCGCCGTCCGCGACATCCGCACGCGGCTCATTCTCGACAACGTGTCGAGCCTCCGCGCGCGCCCGGTGCGCAAGATCATGGTCCCCTGGACCCGGGTCCGGCGCCTGTCGACCGCGGCCACCCTGGACGAGGTCCGGCGGCAGGTCGGGCTGCAGCGGTTCTCGCGGTGGCCGGTGGTGTCGGCCGAGACCGGGCTGCCCGTCGGCTACCTGCTGGCGAAGGACCTGATCGGGCTCCACTCGGGCGGCTCGTGGACCGCCCTGATCCGGCCGCTGGGAACGGTTCGGCCCGATGACGACGTCGAATCGACGCTGGTCTACTTCCAGCGGGAGGGCGCCACTTTGGGTCTGGTCCGAGACCACGAGAGCCCCGTGGGTATCGTCACCATCGAGGACCTCCTCGAACAGGTCGTCGGCCGGATCGAGGACGAGTACCCGCGCCACCAGCAACTCGTCTTACACGACCTGGTGGTGACGGACCGCGACCTGCTGAACCTCTCGGGCCGGACGCCCGAGGAGGCGATCGCCGAAATGTCGGCCCGGATCCCCGCGGGTTACCTGCCGGCCGGTGCCGACGTCGCGGCCCTGGCCATCGCGCGCGAGCGCGAGCTGCCAACGAACCTCGGGCTCGGCGTCGCGATCCCGCACGCGCGGTGCCCCGACCTCGCGAACCCGCTGGTCGTGTTCGGCCGGTCCGCGGCCGGCGTCGCGTTCGACCAGCAGTCCCCGGACCTCGTCCACCTGATCTTCCTGCTCGTCACGCCCGCCGAGCAACCGAACCTCCACTTGTTACTGCTCGGTCAGGTCGCCCGGGTCGCGGGCGACCCCGAGAAGCGGCGCAAGCTCCTGGCCGCCGAGACCCCGTCCGAAGTCAGCGAGCTTTTGGTGATCGCCGCGCCGGTCGCCCCTTCGAGTCCGGCCAAAATGGTTTGA
- a CDS encoding HD domain-containing protein, whose protein sequence is MKQPLTDLPTLALGFATCAHHQQKRKYTGEPYVNHCSSVARIVAEYTSDEAVIAAAILHDVLEDTEVTESELRNVFGERVAALVAEVTDPIVEGNRAVRKQAAREHLARSSPEGATIKLADLIDNTSSIVAHDKGFARTYLGEKGILLEVLRHGDSALWKRAFERLQAAQRELVQHRLGEGA, encoded by the coding sequence ATGAAACAGCCGCTGACTGATCTTCCAACGCTTGCCCTCGGCTTCGCTACGTGTGCCCATCACCAACAGAAGCGGAAGTACACGGGTGAGCCCTACGTCAACCACTGCTCAAGCGTTGCCCGCATCGTCGCCGAGTACACCTCGGACGAAGCCGTGATCGCCGCAGCCATCCTGCACGATGTGCTGGAAGACACCGAAGTCACTGAGTCCGAACTTCGGAACGTGTTCGGCGAGCGAGTCGCCGCGCTGGTGGCCGAGGTGACCGACCCTATAGTCGAGGGGAACCGTGCGGTGCGAAAGCAGGCCGCCCGTGAGCACCTGGCCCGCTCGTCACCGGAAGGGGCGACGATCAAGCTGGCCGACCTGATCGACAACACGTCCAGCATCGTGGCGCACGACAAGGGTTTCGCGCGAACGTATCTCGGTGAGAAGGGAATACTGCTCGAAGTGCTTCGGCACGGCGACTCGGCCCTGTGGAAGCGTGCCTTCGAGAGGCTTCAAGCCGCACAGCGAGAATTGGTCCAGCATCGGCTCGGCGAGGGCGCATGA
- a CDS encoding DUF1328 domain-containing protein — MLRWAILFFIVAIIAAVFGFGGIAAEAEGIAKILLVIFLILAVVALIFGRKGPSVP; from the coding sequence ATGTTGCGCTGGGCCATCCTGTTTTTCATCGTGGCGATTATTGCTGCCGTGTTCGGGTTCGGGGGGATTGCCGCAGAGGCCGAGGGGATCGCGAAGATTTTGCTGGTCATCTTCCTGATCCTGGCCGTGGTCGCACTGATTTTTGGACGCAAGGGACCAAGCGTGCCGTAA
- a CDS encoding phage holin, LLH family → MASTVGQRPTIQLKGLTMDILSIIKLWFAGVSARVAKALKATSTLIMEGGGDLLLDLAAEAVKAAEATGGSGEDKFKAAKKVVIKGLQQRGRNIVVSAIHSAIEMAVAEMKTGK, encoded by the coding sequence GTGGCCTCCACCGTGGGCCAAAGACCAACAATCCAACTGAAAGGACTGACCATGGACATATTATCGATCATCAAATTGTGGTTCGCTGGCGTCAGCGCCCGTGTCGCCAAAGCCCTGAAAGCCACCAGCACGCTCATCATGGAAGGCGGTGGCGACTTGCTGCTGGACCTGGCCGCCGAAGCCGTTAAAGCCGCCGAAGCTACGGGGGGCAGTGGCGAGGACAAATTCAAGGCCGCGAAGAAGGTGGTGATCAAAGGCCTTCAGCAGCGCGGTCGCAACATCGTCGTCAGTGCGATCCACAGCGCTATCGAAATGGCTGTGGCCGAGATGAAAACAGGAAAATGA
- a CDS encoding YcbK family protein, which yields MKHYYPHFRDVPAEIWRWPDFTPAEIACKGTQAIMIDFDALDRLQDARTRAGKPFIINSGYRSEQYNRRIGGAPHSMHLHGRAFDISLCSRSGRMLFTKQELLSVLKSAGFTGFGVHYNSFVHADTGTAREW from the coding sequence GTGAAACACTACTATCCACACTTCCGTGACGTTCCCGCAGAAATTTGGCGCTGGCCGGACTTCACGCCCGCCGAAATTGCCTGCAAAGGAACACAGGCCATCATGATCGACTTCGACGCGCTGGATCGCTTGCAAGATGCCCGAACCCGCGCGGGCAAGCCATTTATCATCAACTCCGGATATCGCAGCGAGCAGTACAACCGCCGCATCGGAGGAGCCCCGCACTCCATGCACTTACATGGACGCGCGTTTGACATTTCGCTCTGCTCCCGCAGCGGACGCATGCTTTTTACCAAGCAGGAACTGCTCTCGGTGCTGAAGTCAGCAGGATTCACCGGCTTCGGGGTGCATTACAACAGTTTTGTTCACGCCGATACCGGCACTGCAAGGGAGTGGTAG
- a CDS encoding phage tail protein, producing MPAVIPVVAAVAGAATTAAIGTGLLASAAGFVVSAAVNQLGSRALTKKAKAPSFSNEASGRSVTVRSSVESHKIVYGRARVSGPLVFAHTARGINFLGDAVDRDNAFLHLVIPLAGHEVDSIGDIYLNDEVVPLDGNGWASSGSYFTEGNAWVRVLKYTGAADQVASTELIHECPSLWTEAHRLRGIAYIYVRLQYSIDVFPNGIPNISAVVDGKKLYDPRTGLTVWSDNAALCIRDYLTADYGFGCEADEIDDSYFIAAANVCDESVTLASGSTQARYTCNGVADTATAPLENLQQLVTSLAGAVTYVQGAFRCHAAAYDTPAGSITTAIMAGPLQMVARAPRKDLFNAVKGTFVDPDQNWQPTDFPAVTNSTYQAQDNGEQIVRDIELPFTNHPVAAQRIAKVVLEKGRQGITVTVPVMHHALKYAVHDVVTLDNAQLGWSAKPFRITKWSLQPPGPVVLTLQEESSASYDWNSGEETTADAAPDTNLPNPLNVSPPGPLTVTESKYVTRNGDGVKAKATLAWVASPDAFLAAYQVRYRLTSAAEWTYLPRVSGTNSTDIEDIVPASYVFAVAAVNTLGVLSEYSTQPQAINGLLDPPTEPQNLTIATIGGLAILSWDPFTGQDNLDVRIGGKVVFRHSPNTADGWTASTTIGTAAAGSATSHALPLKPGIYLAKCVDASGIESTTAASVTTVQATALAYANVTTLTEHPTFPGTKTDCAVDGSTLKLSGSGDFDDIPDLDAVPDLDGFGGVESSGTYDFSGGIDLGSVRRVRLTSHVLAAIDNQRDRLDDRTSLMDDWLDFDGAGAASADAKVYVRATDDDPAGSPTWGAWQKLDSGEFYARGFEFECELTSSDPAYNILISELSVTADEVA from the coding sequence ATGCCCGCCGTCATCCCCGTCGTTGCTGCGGTTGCCGGTGCGGCCACCACCGCCGCAATCGGTACCGGGCTGCTCGCGTCGGCCGCCGGGTTCGTAGTCTCCGCCGCCGTCAACCAGCTCGGCTCCCGTGCCCTGACCAAGAAAGCCAAAGCCCCGTCGTTCTCCAATGAGGCGAGTGGCCGATCGGTCACCGTCCGCAGCAGCGTCGAGAGCCACAAGATCGTCTACGGCCGTGCCCGCGTGTCCGGCCCGCTGGTATTCGCCCACACCGCGCGCGGGATCAACTTCCTGGGTGATGCGGTGGACCGCGACAACGCGTTCCTGCACCTCGTCATCCCGCTCGCCGGGCACGAGGTCGATTCCATCGGCGACATTTATTTGAACGACGAAGTGGTTCCACTCGACGGGAACGGGTGGGCCAGCTCCGGCTCCTACTTCACCGAGGGCAACGCCTGGGTCCGGGTGCTGAAATACACCGGTGCCGCCGATCAAGTCGCTAGCACCGAGCTGATCCACGAGTGCCCGAGTCTGTGGACCGAGGCACACCGGCTGCGCGGCATCGCGTACATCTACGTGCGCCTCCAGTATTCCATCGACGTGTTCCCCAACGGCATCCCCAACATCTCGGCCGTGGTCGACGGCAAGAAGCTGTACGACCCGCGAACGGGTTTGACCGTCTGGAGTGACAACGCGGCGCTCTGTATCCGCGATTACCTGACCGCCGATTACGGTTTCGGGTGTGAGGCGGACGAGATCGACGATTCGTACTTCATTGCCGCCGCCAACGTGTGCGACGAGAGCGTCACGCTCGCTTCCGGCTCCACGCAGGCCCGGTACACGTGCAACGGGGTCGCGGACACCGCCACCGCGCCGCTCGAGAACCTGCAGCAGCTCGTCACATCACTCGCCGGGGCCGTGACCTACGTGCAGGGCGCGTTCCGGTGCCACGCGGCCGCCTACGACACACCCGCCGGAAGCATCACCACGGCGATCATGGCCGGACCGCTCCAGATGGTCGCCCGCGCCCCCCGCAAGGATCTGTTCAACGCGGTCAAGGGCACGTTCGTGGACCCGGACCAGAACTGGCAGCCGACCGACTTCCCGGCCGTTACCAACAGCACCTACCAGGCCCAGGACAACGGCGAACAGATCGTCCGGGACATCGAGTTACCGTTTACGAACCACCCGGTCGCCGCCCAGCGCATCGCCAAGGTGGTCCTCGAGAAGGGCCGCCAGGGGATCACGGTCACCGTGCCCGTTATGCACCACGCCCTGAAATACGCGGTCCACGACGTGGTGACGCTCGACAACGCCCAGCTCGGGTGGAGCGCCAAGCCGTTCCGCATCACCAAGTGGAGCCTGCAACCGCCCGGTCCGGTGGTGCTCACGCTCCAGGAAGAATCGAGCGCTAGCTACGACTGGAACAGCGGCGAAGAAACCACCGCCGACGCCGCCCCGGACACGAACCTGCCGAACCCGCTCAACGTTTCGCCCCCCGGCCCGCTGACCGTCACCGAGTCCAAGTACGTGACCCGCAACGGGGACGGGGTGAAGGCCAAGGCCACGCTCGCCTGGGTCGCGTCCCCCGACGCGTTCCTCGCCGCCTACCAGGTGCGGTACCGCCTCACCTCGGCCGCCGAATGGACGTACCTCCCGCGCGTCTCGGGAACGAACTCGACGGACATCGAGGACATCGTCCCCGCCAGCTACGTGTTCGCCGTCGCCGCCGTCAACACCCTCGGCGTGCTGTCCGAATATTCCACGCAGCCCCAAGCCATTAACGGGCTGTTGGACCCGCCGACCGAGCCGCAGAACCTGACCATTGCCACGATTGGCGGGCTCGCCATTCTCTCCTGGGACCCGTTCACCGGGCAGGACAACCTGGACGTGCGGATCGGGGGCAAGGTCGTGTTCCGGCACTCCCCGAACACCGCCGACGGGTGGACCGCGAGCACCACCATCGGCACCGCCGCTGCGGGCTCCGCCACCAGCCACGCCCTGCCACTGAAGCCGGGGATTTATCTCGCCAAGTGCGTGGACGCGAGCGGGATCGAATCCACGACCGCCGCCAGCGTCACCACGGTTCAGGCCACGGCCCTCGCTTACGCCAACGTCACCACCCTCACCGAGCACCCCACGTTCCCCGGCACCAAGACCGACTGCGCGGTCGACGGGAGCACGCTCAAGCTCTCCGGGAGCGGGGACTTCGACGACATCCCGGACCTGGACGCGGTCCCGGACCTGGACGGGTTCGGCGGGGTGGAATCGAGCGGCACCTACGACTTCTCCGGGGGCATCGACCTCGGGTCGGTCCGCCGGGTGCGACTCACCAGCCACGTACTCGCGGCCATCGACAACCAGCGGGACCGGCTCGACGACCGCACATCTCTCATGGACGACTGGCTCGACTTCGACGGGGCCGGAGCGGCCAGTGCGGACGCCAAGGTGTACGTGCGGGCCACCGACGACGACCCGGCGGGCAGCCCCACCTGGGGCGCGTGGCAGAAGCTCGATTCGGGCGAGTTCTACGCTCGCGGCTTCGAGTTCGAGTGCGAGCTGACCTCGTCCGACCCCGCGTACAACATCCTGATTTCTGAACTTTCTGTAACCGCCGACGAGGTAGCTTAA
- a CDS encoding DUF6950 family protein has protein sequence MRTEGWESLLNEYVAASAGKEFDWGEHDCGLWSGTWVLLCTGRDFVSRWKGTYRTTRGAKLAMARLGFNGVEAVAADALEEKPVPLARRGDLVLHPQGALGICNGRVSHFVTASGLTTIDTLACTRAWGVD, from the coding sequence ATGAGGACAGAAGGCTGGGAATCCCTTCTCAACGAATACGTCGCGGCCAGCGCGGGCAAGGAGTTCGACTGGGGCGAACACGACTGCGGCCTGTGGTCCGGCACGTGGGTGCTGCTCTGCACCGGCCGGGACTTCGTTTCCCGGTGGAAGGGCACGTACCGCACGACTCGGGGCGCGAAGCTCGCAATGGCTCGGCTCGGGTTTAACGGAGTCGAAGCCGTTGCCGCCGATGCTCTTGAGGAAAAACCCGTACCGCTCGCCCGGCGCGGCGATCTCGTGCTGCACCCACAGGGGGCGCTCGGGATCTGCAACGGCCGCGTGAGTCACTTCGTCACCGCATCCGGTCTCACCACGATTGATACGCTCGCCTGCACGCGCGCGTGGGGCGTCGACTAA